The Marivirga tractuosa DSM 4126 genome contains the following window.
CGCTACACTTTGTGTGCCGACATATTCCAACTTACTTAGTGAAGGATAAAAATATCTTCTAGGGAATATTTCATTTATTTCTAAACCTTTTTTTGTAGCTAAACAGATTTCCTCAGATTTGAAGACTATAGGATAGTAAGCAAAATTAAAGTCACACTGCTCTTGTATTTTCTGATATTTAACTTCTAAATTAGATAATTTCTCGTCATAATACTTTGATTGCTCCCTCCTCCTTTCCAAAATTACTTTTATATCATCTAATACAGCTAAGCCCATAGCTGCATGAAATTCAGAATTTTTTGCATTTATCCCTACACCGTTAAATTTCTCGGGGCCATCATGCCCAAAATTACGCATGTAAGCCATTCGCTTTAATAAATCTGGATCCTTAGTAACTACCAATCCCCCTTCTATGGAATGCATCAATTTTGTTGCATGCAGACTACAAGTACTAATATCACCATATCCAAAGATACTTTTACCTTTATATTGAGTACCAAAACAATGAGCTGCATCATAAATAACCTTTAAATTATGCTTTTTAGCAATACCGTCTATAGCATCTATATCACAAGCATTTCCAAAACAGTGAGTAGCTAAAATAGCTGATGTTTTACCTGTAATAGCATCTTCAATTTTTTTTGGATCGATATTTAATGTTCCTTCATCGATGTCAACATAAACAGGAGTACAACCCTCCCAAACTATACTACTTGTAGTAGCTACGTATGAAAATGGAGTTGTGATAATCTCTCCTTTTAATTTCAGAGCTTTAATAGCAATTTGCAAGGCTATTGTACCATTACTAACATATAGCAAATGATTCTGTTCCAGATAATCTTTCAACTGAAGTTCAAATTCATTTACCAGAGGCCCGTTATTGGTAAGCCATTGTCGCTGATAAATGCCTTCAACGTACTTTTGATACTTTTCAATAGGTGGAAGATAAGGTTTAGTAACAGGAATCATTTATTACTTTTATTAGCGTGAATATTATAACCATCCTTGACTTGAAAATTTAAAAATTTTCCAATTTTTTTCCATTTATCTTGATCTTCTAATCGAGTATGAATTAATCTATCTTTACCAAACTGATCAAAAAATTCTAAAATCTCTCTATTTCGTAAAAGGTAAACTTTTTTATAATGTTCTCGATAACTCTCATCTAATTCTAATAAATTATCAATTTCAGGAGAATACAATTTAGTACTTTGAATATTTAGATCATAATAATCAATCTCCCTTCCATATAATTTACTGTGGCTGTAGGTATTCCCTAAAGTTTTACCTCCTGAATGGCTTATCATTGAGTCAAACCATTTATCAGCATCTCTTTCTAATAAGATAAACTTCGAATTTGGGCATCGATGGAATAACACTTTATAAAAATCACCACACCACCATGGATCAT
Protein-coding sequences here:
- a CDS encoding DegT/DnrJ/EryC1/StrS family aminotransferase, producing MIPVTKPYLPPIEKYQKYVEGIYQRQWLTNNGPLVNEFELQLKDYLEQNHLLYVSNGTIALQIAIKALKLKGEIITTPFSYVATTSSIVWEGCTPVYVDIDEGTLNIDPKKIEDAITGKTSAILATHCFGNACDIDAIDGIAKKHNLKVIYDAAHCFGTQYKGKSIFGYGDISTCSLHATKLMHSIEGGLVVTKDPDLLKRMAYMRNFGHDGPEKFNGVGINAKNSEFHAAMGLAVLDDIKVILERRREQSKYYDEKLSNLEVKYQKIQEQCDFNFAYYPIVFKSEEICLATKKGLEINEIFPRRYFYPSLSKLEYVGTQSVASSNSISKRILCLPVFHTLSKEEQDMVCRILLRIQNN
- a CDS encoding sulfotransferase, with translation MKFFLKRIKKELIAIKLIRKPKIFVISFQRTGTTSTGRFLSDHNYRVATYSISKRNNWTLKWFKGDFEKIFNSLEFKSHQVFEDDPWWCGDFYKVLFHRCPNSKFILLERDADKWFDSMISHSGGKTLGNTYSHSKLYGREIDYYDLNIQSTKLYSPEIDNLLELDESYREHYKKVYLLRNREILEFFDQFGKDRLIHTRLEDQDKWKKIGKFLNFQVKDGYNIHANKSNK